In Thermodesulfobacteriota bacterium, the following proteins share a genomic window:
- a CDS encoding SH3 domain-containing protein: MPDFGSPVIGSASVDDHVTVLAVQENWVSVRRQNIEGWIHEYAFMDYARRSAQEQQPIISPQLSPSEEFEQNVNIVVDYLTNNPSW, from the coding sequence ATGCCGGATTTCGGTTCGCCTGTCATCGGCTCTGCGTCTGTTGATGATCATGTTACTGTACTGGCTGTGCAGGAGAATTGGGTAAGCGTGCGCAGGCAAAATATTGAAGGGTGGATACACGAATATGCCTTTATGGATTACGCAAGGCGTTCAGCACAAGAGCAGCAGCCCATCATTTCTCCGCAGCTTTCCCCATCAGAGGAATTCGAGCAGAATGTGAATATTGTTGTTGATTATTTAACAAACAACCCCAGTTGGTAA